From one Catenuloplanes nepalensis genomic stretch:
- a CDS encoding N-acetylmuramoyl-L-alanine amidase: protein MRPIRRGDRGPAVAEIRSVLARLDPTFAPPADSSSDPDAGVFDEATDTAVRAFQQQRGLTVDGEVDEETWLALDAARWRLGSRALFHAIPHPLIGEDVRTLQERLLEMGYDVGRPDGVYAGRTAKAVGQFQREVGLPPDGSFGPQTMHALRRLGRKVVGGRPQWLREAEAFRQSGPHLLGKTVVIDPGHGGPDPGIVVPDGPLRWTESEIAFDLASRLEGRLAGAGMRVHLTRGPSPAARIPDRERAQLANDLHADLLISLHIDGYKTPEADGVSTYHYGDGTSDGVTSTVAERLAGLVQREIVARTGMRNCQTHAKTWDLLRLSRMPAVRVELGYLTSPLDRDRLVDPLFREQAIESIVAAVQRMYYPVENDVPTGSIDVRQLRMSLSGGLSVKA from the coding sequence GTGCGCCCGATCCGACGTGGAGACCGTGGCCCCGCGGTGGCGGAGATCCGCTCGGTCCTGGCCCGGCTGGACCCGACCTTCGCGCCGCCCGCCGATTCGTCCTCGGACCCCGACGCCGGCGTTTTCGACGAGGCGACCGACACCGCGGTCCGCGCGTTCCAGCAGCAGCGCGGCCTGACCGTCGACGGAGAGGTCGACGAGGAGACCTGGCTCGCGCTCGACGCGGCCCGCTGGCGGCTCGGCTCCCGCGCGCTGTTCCACGCGATCCCGCATCCCTTGATCGGCGAGGACGTCCGCACGCTGCAGGAACGCCTCCTGGAGATGGGGTACGACGTGGGCCGGCCGGACGGCGTCTACGCGGGCCGCACCGCCAAGGCCGTCGGCCAGTTCCAGCGCGAGGTCGGCCTCCCCCCGGACGGCTCGTTCGGCCCGCAGACCATGCACGCGCTCCGCCGGCTCGGCCGCAAGGTCGTCGGCGGCCGCCCGCAGTGGCTGCGCGAGGCCGAGGCGTTCCGGCAGTCCGGCCCGCACCTGCTCGGCAAGACCGTGGTCATCGACCCGGGCCACGGCGGCCCCGACCCGGGCATCGTCGTCCCGGACGGACCGCTGCGCTGGACCGAGTCGGAGATCGCGTTCGACCTGGCGTCCCGCCTGGAGGGCCGCCTGGCCGGCGCCGGCATGCGCGTCCACCTCACCCGCGGCCCGTCGCCGGCCGCACGCATCCCGGACCGCGAGCGCGCCCAGCTCGCCAACGACCTGCACGCCGACCTGCTGATCTCGCTGCACATCGACGGCTACAAGACGCCCGAGGCCGACGGCGTCTCCACCTACCACTACGGCGACGGCACCTCCGACGGTGTCACCTCCACGGTCGCGGAACGGCTGGCCGGGCTGGTCCAGCGCGAGATCGTCGCGCGCACCGGCATGCGCAACTGCCAGACCCACGCCAAGACCTGGGACCTGCTGCGCCTGAGCCGCATGCCCGCGGTCCGGGTGGAGCTCGGCTACCTCACCTCGCCGCTCGACCGGGACCGGCTCGTCGACCCGCTCTTCCGCGAGCAGGCGATAGAGTCGATCGTCGCCGCGGTTCAGCGCATGTACTACCCGGTTGAGAACGACGTCCCGACCGGCTCGATCGACGTGCGGCAGCTACGCATGTCGCTCTCCGGCGGCCTTTCGGTCAAAGCCTGA
- the sigM gene encoding RNA polymerase sigma factor SigM has protein sequence MRSPSRGPDTPDDELLAAHVAGDRDAFAELIHRHRDRLWAVAVRTIGDREEAADALQEALLSAHRAAARFRGDAAVTTWLHRIVVNACLDRIRRLQNHRTVPLFGPGDDDRPEREPAAPSVDHDTALVVRAAIDELPFEQRAALILVDVQGYSVAETAAALGVAEGTVKSRCARGRAKLAISLGHLRPGRSQPNNAPVTGKSSDPAHPGNPANAGDVSSRKALRVKAEEP, from the coding sequence ATGAGATCACCGTCGAGGGGACCTGACACACCCGACGACGAGCTGCTCGCGGCTCACGTCGCCGGCGATCGGGACGCGTTCGCCGAGCTGATCCACCGGCACCGCGACCGGCTCTGGGCGGTCGCGGTGCGCACCATCGGCGACCGCGAGGAGGCGGCGGACGCGCTGCAGGAGGCGCTGCTCTCCGCGCACCGGGCGGCCGCGCGCTTCCGGGGCGACGCCGCGGTCACCACCTGGCTGCACCGGATCGTGGTCAACGCCTGCCTGGACCGGATCCGGCGCCTGCAGAACCACCGCACGGTCCCGCTCTTCGGCCCGGGCGACGACGACCGCCCCGAGCGGGAGCCGGCCGCGCCGAGCGTCGACCACGACACCGCGCTGGTGGTCCGGGCCGCGATCGACGAGCTGCCGTTCGAGCAGCGGGCCGCGCTGATCCTGGTCGACGTGCAGGGCTACTCGGTGGCGGAGACGGCGGCCGCGCTCGGCGTCGCCGAGGGGACCGTGAAGAGCCGGTGCGCCCGCGGTCGCGCCAAGCTGGCGATCAGCCTCGGGCACCTGCGCCCCGGCCGGTCTCAGCCCAATAACGCTCCGGTCACGGGGAAGTCGAGCGATCCAGCTCACCCCGGGAACCCGGCGAACGCGGGGGACGTCTCATCGCGGAAAGCCCTGCGAGTGAAGGCGGAGGAACCGTGA
- a CDS encoding protein kinase family protein, with protein sequence MTTFGEPAVGDVMADRYQLEEHVNDDSAGRQIWRGTDVILRRPVAVVLRYPGGEEAAEMLQSAVAASRVIHPNLAGVYDAIDEGERAYVVREWIDGVALRDLITESGPMDAARAIGIAHSVADAVAAVHATGMVHGNVHAGTTMIGSDGRVVLADARTDGGAKPDADVRAVGGILYYALTGHWPHAEAGTSRLPDAVRDNSGSIVAPRQARAGVPAYLDDLTMDLLDSKLAIPASDVLAAELTRLDSAAEEQYLEEVGPLRFTEGDEAGPEQPQNAGRKIAVGVAALLAIAVIGLMLGISALGGGEDDGREPVQAGASQGTDGGGGAAPGAIPNPQPIKLNGNQIRVVDPGPNSTGDDRPDANLAIDGDDGTSWDTSTYNTRKFGNLKPGIGLLIDLGSPRQVSSVKVQLGEKGISAQLLTGDSDPAGGNTGVGNDALMGFDEQIRTTYTQIGKGFENHDAPTLAFIDGFDPDAKYQYLLVWFTELPDSRKIVVDEITVEGT encoded by the coding sequence GTGACGACCTTCGGTGAGCCCGCCGTCGGTGACGTCATGGCCGACCGTTACCAGCTGGAAGAGCACGTCAACGACGACTCGGCCGGCCGGCAGATCTGGCGCGGCACGGACGTGATCCTCCGTCGCCCGGTCGCCGTCGTGCTGCGCTACCCCGGCGGCGAGGAAGCGGCCGAGATGCTGCAGTCCGCCGTCGCGGCCAGCCGGGTCATCCACCCCAACCTGGCCGGCGTCTACGACGCGATCGACGAGGGCGAGCGGGCCTACGTCGTGCGCGAGTGGATCGACGGCGTCGCGCTGCGCGATCTGATCACCGAGTCCGGCCCGATGGACGCGGCGCGCGCGATCGGCATCGCCCACAGCGTGGCGGACGCGGTCGCGGCCGTGCACGCCACCGGCATGGTCCACGGCAACGTGCACGCCGGCACCACGATGATCGGCAGCGACGGCCGCGTCGTGCTCGCGGACGCGCGCACCGACGGCGGCGCCAAGCCCGACGCGGACGTGCGCGCGGTCGGCGGCATCCTCTACTACGCGCTCACCGGTCACTGGCCGCACGCGGAGGCCGGCACCTCCCGCCTGCCGGACGCGGTGCGCGACAACTCCGGCTCGATCGTGGCGCCGCGCCAGGCCCGCGCCGGCGTGCCCGCCTACCTCGACGACCTCACGATGGACCTGCTGGATTCGAAGCTCGCGATCCCCGCGTCCGATGTGCTGGCCGCGGAGCTGACCCGGCTCGACTCCGCCGCCGAGGAGCAATACCTCGAGGAGGTCGGCCCGCTCCGGTTCACCGAGGGCGACGAGGCCGGCCCGGAGCAGCCGCAGAACGCCGGTCGCAAGATCGCCGTCGGCGTCGCCGCGCTGCTGGCCATCGCGGTGATCGGCCTGATGCTCGGCATCTCCGCGCTCGGCGGTGGCGAGGACGACGGCCGCGAGCCGGTGCAGGCCGGCGCCAGCCAGGGCACCGACGGTGGCGGCGGCGCCGCGCCCGGCGCGATCCCGAACCCGCAGCCGATCAAGCTGAACGGCAACCAGATCCGGGTCGTCGACCCGGGGCCGAACAGCACCGGCGACGACCGGCCGGACGCGAACCTGGCGATCGACGGTGACGACGGCACCTCGTGGGACACCTCGACGTACAACACTCGGAAGTTCGGCAACCTCAAGCCCGGCATCGGCCTGCTGATCGACCTGGGCAGTCCGCGCCAGGTCTCGTCGGTCAAGGTCCAGCTCGGCGAGAAGGGCATCTCCGCGCAGCTGCTGACCGGCGACAGTGACCCGGCGGGCGGCAACACCGGCGTGGGCAACGACGCGCTGATGGGCTTCGACGAGCAGATCCGTACGACGTATACGCAGATCGGCAAGGGCTTCGAGAACCACGACGCGCCCACGCTGGCCTTCATCGACGGCTTCGACCCCGACGCCAAGTACCAGTACCTGCTGGTGTGGTTCACGGAGCTGCCGGACTCGCGGAAGATCGTGGTCGATGAGATCACCGTCGAGGGGACCTGA
- the murJ gene encoding murein biosynthesis integral membrane protein MurJ, whose amino-acid sequence MTGGLYRSSNAGHRDGPYDGTQAPPLIETDIVPDTDTMADAAEVPGAEPPSGGSMAGNSLIMAAGSLVSRATGFLRTVVLTAALGTVIGNAYTTAQIFPGLIYDFLLGGILSSVLLPLLVRRRKADADGGQAFTQTLLSLAVIMLACATAIAVVCAPLLTMSYAGGQSGEYQTLVTRLSYLMLPMIFFTGASALFSAVLNTRGHFAAPMWTPILNNIIVIVTGGAYLVLYGASKLDPEQMTPGRIALLGGGTLLGVAIQAAGLIPALRTVGFRWKWRFNFRDLGLRDLAKLGAWMFCYVVANQIGLAVVFNLLNRAAAASGKADDPTGPLMYNNVYLLLMMAHGIIAVSIITALMPRMSAAAADGRLHEIAEDLSLGMRTAAAALAPVAVVYGVLAGPITVVLFRHGAITDSDALATSFVLISAGIALIPFSLSQLFTFANYAMSENRTAALVNVPVVIIRIAIHVACFMLLEPEWVAVGLMAGNAASYLISAVISATVLRRRIGTIGMRDVITTLLKVLAASAGAILAGVLVTALLPGGDTPSLVEAILNLVVGGAAIGGTYLGLALALRIREITQLLDMVKRRISR is encoded by the coding sequence ATGACCGGCGGTCTGTACCGGAGCTCCAACGCAGGCCATCGCGACGGCCCCTACGACGGCACTCAGGCGCCGCCACTGATCGAGACGGACATCGTCCCGGACACGGACACGATGGCCGACGCCGCCGAGGTACCGGGCGCGGAACCGCCGTCGGGCGGCAGCATGGCCGGCAACAGCCTGATCATGGCGGCCGGCAGCCTGGTCAGCCGCGCTACCGGCTTCCTGCGCACGGTGGTGCTGACCGCCGCGCTGGGCACCGTGATCGGTAACGCGTACACCACCGCGCAGATCTTCCCGGGCCTGATCTACGACTTCCTGCTCGGCGGCATCCTCTCCAGCGTGCTGCTGCCGCTGCTGGTCCGGCGGCGGAAGGCGGACGCGGACGGCGGCCAGGCGTTCACCCAGACGCTGCTCAGCCTGGCTGTGATCATGCTGGCCTGCGCCACCGCCATCGCGGTGGTCTGCGCGCCGCTGCTGACCATGTCCTACGCCGGCGGGCAGTCGGGCGAGTACCAGACACTGGTCACCCGGCTGTCCTACCTGATGCTGCCGATGATCTTCTTCACCGGCGCGTCCGCGCTGTTCAGCGCCGTGCTCAACACCCGGGGCCACTTCGCGGCGCCGATGTGGACGCCGATCCTGAACAACATCATCGTGATCGTCACCGGCGGCGCCTACCTGGTGCTCTACGGCGCCTCGAAGCTCGACCCGGAGCAGATGACGCCCGGCCGGATCGCGCTGCTCGGCGGCGGAACGCTGCTCGGCGTGGCGATCCAGGCGGCCGGTCTGATCCCGGCGCTGCGCACGGTCGGTTTCCGGTGGAAGTGGCGGTTCAACTTCCGCGACCTTGGGCTGCGCGACCTGGCCAAGCTCGGCGCGTGGATGTTCTGCTACGTGGTGGCCAACCAGATCGGCCTGGCTGTCGTGTTCAACTTGCTGAACCGCGCGGCGGCGGCCTCCGGCAAGGCGGACGACCCGACCGGCCCGCTGATGTACAACAACGTCTACCTGCTGCTGATGATGGCGCACGGCATCATCGCGGTCTCGATCATCACGGCGCTGATGCCGCGGATGAGCGCGGCGGCCGCGGACGGGCGACTGCACGAGATCGCGGAGGACCTGTCCCTCGGCATGCGGACCGCCGCCGCGGCGCTGGCCCCGGTCGCGGTCGTCTACGGCGTGTTGGCCGGGCCGATCACGGTGGTGCTGTTCCGGCACGGCGCGATCACCGACTCCGACGCGCTGGCCACGTCGTTCGTGCTGATCAGCGCCGGTATAGCGCTGATACCGTTCTCGCTCAGCCAGCTCTTCACGTTCGCGAACTACGCGATGTCGGAGAACAGGACCGCGGCACTGGTCAACGTGCCGGTGGTGATCATCCGGATCGCGATCCACGTGGCCTGCTTCATGCTGCTCGAACCCGAATGGGTAGCGGTGGGGCTCATGGCCGGAAACGCCGCCTCCTATCTGATTTCCGCTGTTATCTCCGCCACGGTGCTGCGCCGCCGGATCGGCACCATCGGGATGCGCGACGTGATCACGACGCTGCTGAAGGTGCTGGCCGCTTCCGCCGGCGCGATCCTGGCCGGCGTGCTCGTGACGGCCCTGCTGCCGGGCGGCGACACTCCGTCCCTGGTGGAGGCGATCCTCAACCTGGTCGTCGGCGGCGCCGCGATCGGTGGCACCTACCTCGGGCTCGCGCTCGCGCTGCGGATTCGCGAGATCACCCAGCTGCTGGACATGGTCAAGCGCCGGATCAGCCGATAG
- a CDS encoding D-alanine--D-alanine ligase family protein → MSRDLRVLVLAGGLSYERDVSLRSGRRVVDALHAAGVQTELRDADVALLPGLRADPPDAVVIALHGATGEDGSLRGVLDLFDVPYVGCDARTARLAWDKPSAKAVLREAGISTPDWVALPHDRFSELGAVAVLDRIVERLGVPLMVKPAQGGSGLGASVVRAAAELPAAMVGCFAYDSTALVEQYVAGSDIAVSVIDLGEGPAALPAVEIVPRDGVYDYAARYTAGLTTWHAPARLSPAVAADVSAVAVAAHEALGLRDLSRVDLIVDPDGVPHVLEVNVSPGMTETSLLPLAVGAAGLDLGKVLSGLVERAVRRGI, encoded by the coding sequence ATGTCTCGCGATCTTCGTGTCCTGGTTCTCGCCGGCGGCCTCTCCTACGAGCGGGACGTCTCGCTCCGGTCGGGCCGCCGGGTCGTCGACGCACTGCACGCCGCGGGCGTGCAGACCGAGCTCCGGGACGCGGACGTCGCGCTCCTTCCCGGCCTGCGCGCGGATCCGCCGGACGCGGTCGTCATCGCGCTGCACGGCGCCACCGGTGAGGACGGCTCACTACGCGGCGTGCTCGACCTGTTCGACGTGCCGTACGTCGGGTGTGACGCCCGGACCGCGCGCCTGGCCTGGGACAAGCCGTCCGCGAAGGCGGTGCTGCGCGAAGCCGGGATCAGTACGCCGGACTGGGTGGCGCTGCCGCACGACCGGTTCTCCGAGCTGGGCGCGGTCGCGGTGCTGGACCGGATCGTGGAGCGGCTCGGCGTACCGCTGATGGTCAAGCCCGCGCAGGGTGGATCCGGTCTGGGCGCCTCGGTCGTGCGCGCGGCGGCGGAGCTGCCGGCCGCGATGGTGGGCTGCTTCGCGTACGACTCGACCGCGCTGGTCGAGCAGTACGTGGCCGGGTCGGACATCGCGGTGTCGGTCATCGACCTGGGCGAGGGACCGGCCGCGCTGCCGGCCGTGGAGATCGTGCCGCGAGACGGGGTGTACGACTATGCCGCGCGATACACCGCGGGGCTGACGACGTGGCATGCGCCGGCCCGGTTGTCGCCCGCGGTCGCGGCGGACGTGTCGGCGGTCGCGGTGGCGGCGCACGAGGCGCTCGGCCTGCGGGACCTGTCACGGGTGGATCTGATCGTCGACCCGGACGGGGTGCCGCACGTGCTCGAGGTGAACGTGTCGCCGGGGATGACGGAGACGTCACTGCTCCCGCTGGCGGTCGGGGCCGCGGGGCTCGATTTGGGCAAAGTGTTGAGCGGGCTGGTGGAGCGGGCGGTTCGCCGGGGCATTTGA
- a CDS encoding GNAT family N-acetyltransferase, with protein MSRRLVSLTLDTLEDLPRGCRKCVFWELDPVSAERACADGAPDLEKEAWVSQTLLEWGSCGKLVYVDGMPAGFVMFAPPAYVPRSMAFPTSPVSADAALLMTAHVVPSFAGGGLGRMLVQGVARDLTKRGIKAIEAFGDAKFGDSGDDARACVAPVDFFLSVGFKTVRQHPRYPRLRLELRTALSWKSDVEYALEKLLGSMTPETLLRPVRPATSSTV; from the coding sequence ATGTCTCGTCGCCTGGTCAGCCTGACCCTCGACACCCTCGAAGATCTGCCCCGAGGATGCCGGAAGTGCGTCTTCTGGGAGCTCGACCCGGTCAGCGCCGAGCGCGCCTGCGCCGATGGCGCTCCTGACCTGGAGAAAGAGGCCTGGGTCTCGCAGACGCTGCTGGAGTGGGGCTCCTGCGGCAAGCTGGTCTACGTCGACGGCATGCCCGCCGGCTTCGTCATGTTCGCGCCCCCCGCATACGTCCCGCGCTCCATGGCGTTCCCCACCTCCCCCGTCTCCGCGGACGCCGCGCTACTGATGACCGCTCACGTCGTTCCCTCGTTCGCCGGCGGCGGCCTCGGCCGCATGCTGGTCCAGGGCGTGGCGCGCGACCTGACCAAACGCGGCATCAAGGCGATCGAGGCCTTCGGCGACGCCAAGTTCGGTGACTCCGGCGACGACGCCAGGGCCTGTGTCGCCCCCGTCGACTTCTTCCTCTCCGTCGGCTTCAAGACGGTCCGCCAGCACCCCCGCTACCCTCGCCTCCGCCTGGAGCTGCGCACCGCGCTCTCCTGGAAGTCCGACGTCGAGTACGCCCTTGAGAAGCTCCTCGGCTCGATGACCCCCGAGACGCTGCTGCGACCGGTCCGCCCCGCCACCAGCTCGACGGTCTAA
- a CDS encoding aminotransferase-like domain-containing protein, producing MSGTTLDDYTDRYAARVGGMTASEIRALFAVASRPEVVSLAGGAPYIAALPLDAVGEMLGRLGSEHGSTTLQYGIGQGTIELREKICEVMALSGIDVGCGASPDDVVVTIGGQQAIDLVARLFLDPGDVVLAEGPTYVGALGVFQAAQAQVEHVAMDADGLIPAALEATIAAVRASGRRMKFLYTIPTYQNPAGVTMSEERREQVLDICEREGLLVVEDDPYGQLGFDGDAPRPLRARRRDGVFYLSTFSKTFAPGLRVGWILAPHAVRDKLVIATEATILCPSAFAQAAVTQYLTTMPWREQLKVYREVYRERRDALLDSLDDLMPVGTTWTRPSGGLFVWATLPDGLDSKAMVPRAIAARVAYVPGTGFYADGTGQRYMRLNFSFPSPERIREGVRRLSGVMEQELATRSVFGAPSLRPGQGGADVPGSQLA from the coding sequence ATGTCCGGCACGACGCTCGATGATTACACCGATAGGTATGCCGCCCGTGTCGGGGGCATGACCGCCTCGGAGATCCGAGCTCTCTTCGCCGTCGCCAGTCGCCCCGAGGTGGTGTCGCTGGCCGGTGGGGCGCCGTACATTGCCGCACTTCCGCTGGATGCCGTGGGGGAGATGCTGGGCCGGCTCGGCAGCGAACACGGCAGCACCACCCTGCAGTACGGGATCGGCCAGGGCACGATCGAGCTGCGCGAGAAGATCTGCGAGGTGATGGCGCTCTCCGGGATCGACGTCGGGTGTGGCGCCTCCCCGGACGACGTGGTGGTGACGATCGGCGGTCAGCAGGCGATCGACCTGGTCGCGCGGCTGTTCCTGGACCCGGGCGACGTGGTGCTGGCCGAAGGCCCGACCTACGTGGGCGCGCTCGGCGTGTTCCAGGCGGCGCAGGCCCAGGTCGAGCACGTGGCGATGGACGCGGACGGGCTCATCCCCGCCGCGTTGGAGGCGACCATCGCCGCCGTGCGCGCGTCCGGGCGGCGGATGAAGTTCCTCTACACGATCCCGACCTACCAGAACCCGGCCGGCGTGACCATGTCGGAGGAGCGGCGCGAGCAGGTGCTGGACATCTGCGAACGGGAAGGGCTGCTGGTCGTCGAGGACGACCCGTACGGCCAGCTCGGCTTCGACGGTGACGCGCCTCGGCCGCTCCGGGCCCGGCGGCGGGACGGGGTCTTCTACCTGAGCACGTTCTCCAAGACGTTCGCGCCGGGGCTGCGCGTCGGGTGGATCCTGGCGCCGCACGCGGTCCGCGACAAGCTGGTCATCGCGACCGAGGCGACGATCCTCTGCCCGAGCGCGTTCGCACAGGCCGCGGTGACGCAATACCTCACCACGATGCCGTGGCGCGAACAGCTGAAGGTGTACCGCGAGGTGTACCGGGAGCGCCGCGACGCACTTCTCGACTCGCTCGACGACCTCATGCCCGTGGGTACGACGTGGACGCGGCCGTCCGGCGGCCTGTTCGTCTGGGCGACGCTGCCGGACGGGCTCGACTCGAAGGCGATGGTGCCGCGCGCAATCGCGGCCCGCGTGGCGTACGTGCCGGGCACCGGCTTCTACGCGGACGGTACCGGCCAGCGATACATGCGGCTCAACTTCTCCTTTCCGTCGCCGGAGCGGATCCGCGAGGGCGTGCGCCGACTGTCCGGCGTGATGGAGCAGGAACTCGCGACGCGCTCGGTCTTCGGTGCCCCCTCGCTGCGCCCCGGGCAGGGCGGGGCAGATGTGCCCGGCTCACAATTGGCATGA
- the trxB gene encoding thioredoxin-disulfide reductase gives MDEVRNLIIIGSGPSGYTAAVYAARANLKPLVIEGVQSGGALMTTTEVENYPGFPDGVMGPELMDSMRKQAERFGAEFITDDVTRVELTGTTVTEPGAEGLKTVWVGDTSYFARAVILSTGSAWRRLGVPGEEELLGHGVSSCATCDGFFFRNQHIVVVGGGDSAMEEATFLTRFAETVTIVHRRDSFRASKIMAQRALDNPKIKVEWNSAVEEILGEDGKVSGVRLKNTVSGETKTLDVTGVFVAIGHIPRSDLFRDQVAMDDDGYVTVDSPSTRTNVPGVFAAGDLVDHTYRQAITASGTGCAAALDAERFIASFEEI, from the coding sequence GTGGACGAGGTCCGCAACCTGATCATCATCGGCTCGGGGCCGTCCGGCTACACCGCCGCGGTCTACGCCGCTCGCGCAAACCTGAAGCCGCTGGTCATCGAGGGTGTGCAGTCGGGCGGCGCGCTGATGACCACGACCGAGGTGGAGAACTACCCGGGCTTCCCGGACGGTGTCATGGGCCCGGAGCTGATGGACTCCATGCGCAAGCAGGCGGAGCGGTTCGGCGCCGAGTTCATCACGGACGACGTCACCCGCGTCGAGCTCACCGGTACCACGGTCACCGAGCCGGGCGCCGAGGGCCTCAAGACGGTCTGGGTCGGCGACACCAGCTACTTCGCGCGGGCCGTGATCCTCTCCACCGGTTCGGCCTGGCGCCGGCTCGGCGTGCCCGGCGAGGAGGAGCTGCTCGGCCACGGTGTCTCGTCCTGTGCCACGTGTGACGGCTTCTTCTTCCGCAACCAGCACATCGTGGTGGTCGGCGGCGGCGACTCCGCCATGGAGGAGGCCACGTTCCTGACCCGGTTCGCGGAGACGGTCACCATCGTGCACCGCCGCGACTCGTTCCGGGCCAGCAAGATCATGGCGCAGCGCGCGCTGGACAACCCGAAGATCAAGGTCGAGTGGAACAGCGCGGTCGAGGAGATCCTCGGCGAAGACGGCAAGGTCAGCGGCGTCCGCCTGAAGAACACGGTCTCCGGCGAGACGAAGACGCTGGACGTGACCGGCGTGTTCGTCGCGATCGGCCACATCCCGCGCAGCGACCTCTTCAGGGACCAGGTCGCGATGGACGACGACGGCTACGTCACCGTCGACTCGCCCAGCACCCGGACCAACGTCCCGGGCGTGTTCGCGGCCGGTGACCTGGTCGACCACACGTACCGGCAGGCGATCACCGCGTCCGGCACCGGCTGTGCCGCCGCGCTCGACGCCGAGCGCTTCATCGCGTCGTTCGAAGAGATCTAG
- a CDS encoding ParB/RepB/Spo0J family partition protein produces MRKGPKGGLGRGLGALIPTAPAAETVAVPAPAAPPAPSAPPAPPAPAAPAPVASVAPPVGPAAVEPVAVEPAVVEPVMVAEPDLAPVPGARFAEISVTDIVTNPKQPRHVFDEEALEELKISIQEVGFLQPIVVRELEPGRYELVMGERRWRAAQAIGRETIPAIVRETKDDAMLRDALLENIHRANLNPLEEAAAYQQLLEEFGATHDELARRIGRSRPQISNTIRLLNLPPQVQRRVAAGVLSAGHARALLTLEDADAQDEMAKRIVNEGISVRGTEELVQLALSDGPVAKKAAQRRAKPHAPALTDLADRLSDRFDTRVKVDIGRSKGKITIEFATVDDLERIVGIIGVERREDEDEDA; encoded by the coding sequence ATGAGGAAGGGTCCTAAGGGCGGGCTCGGGCGTGGACTCGGAGCCCTGATCCCGACCGCGCCTGCGGCTGAGACGGTGGCCGTGCCCGCACCGGCCGCTCCACCGGCTCCGTCGGCTCCCCCCGCTCCCCCGGCCCCGGCCGCTCCGGCGCCGGTGGCTTCGGTTGCGCCCCCTGTGGGGCCGGCCGCTGTGGAGCCCGTCGCTGTCGAGCCGGCCGTCGTCGAGCCGGTCATGGTCGCCGAGCCGGATCTGGCGCCGGTGCCCGGTGCCCGGTTCGCCGAAATCTCGGTCACCGACATCGTCACCAACCCGAAGCAGCCCCGGCACGTCTTCGACGAGGAGGCGCTGGAGGAACTGAAGATCTCCATCCAGGAGGTCGGGTTTCTGCAGCCGATCGTCGTGCGGGAACTCGAGCCGGGCAGATACGAACTCGTCATGGGTGAGCGGCGCTGGCGGGCCGCCCAGGCGATCGGCCGCGAGACCATCCCCGCGATCGTCCGGGAGACCAAGGACGACGCGATGCTCCGCGACGCTCTCCTGGAGAACATCCACCGAGCCAACCTGAACCCGCTCGAAGAGGCAGCCGCGTACCAGCAGCTGCTCGAAGAGTTCGGCGCCACGCACGACGAGCTGGCCCGCCGGATCGGCCGCAGCCGCCCGCAGATCTCCAACACGATCCGCCTCCTGAACCTGCCGCCGCAGGTGCAGCGTCGCGTCGCCGCCGGCGTTCTCTCCGCCGGGCACGCGCGGGCGCTGCTGACGCTGGAGGACGCTGACGCCCAGGACGAGATGGCGAAGCGGATCGTGAACGAGGGCATTTCAGTCCGGGGCACCGAGGAGCTGGTGCAGCTCGCCCTGAGCGACGGGCCAGTCGCCAAGAAGGCGGCGCAGCGGCGAGCGAAGCCGCACGCGCCGGCCCTGACGGATCTGGCCGACCGTCTCTCGGACCGCTTCGACACGCGGGTGAAGGTAGACATCGGCCGAAGCAAGGGCAAGATCACGATCGAGTTCGCGACCGTGGACGACCTGGAGCGCATCGTCGGAATAATCGGCGTCGAGCGCCGCGAGGACGAGGACGAGGACGCCTGA
- the trxA gene encoding thioredoxin: MESVTDKTFVSQVLQSDKPVLVDFWAEWCAPCRKVTPLLEEISREMGDKVTIVKMNIDENPETAMAYRVMSVPTLTVFKGGQPVKSVAGAKPKGALINLIEDAL, encoded by the coding sequence ATGGAGTCGGTCACCGACAAGACCTTTGTCAGCCAGGTTCTGCAGTCCGACAAGCCGGTGCTCGTCGACTTCTGGGCCGAGTGGTGCGCACCGTGCCGCAAGGTCACCCCGCTGCTCGAGGAGATCTCGCGGGAGATGGGCGACAAGGTCACCATCGTCAAGATGAACATCGACGAGAACCCGGAGACCGCCATGGCGTACCGGGTGATGTCCGTGCCGACGCTCACGGTCTTCAAGGGCGGCCAGCCGGTGAAGTCGGTGGCCGGCGCCAAGCCCAAGGGCGCGCTGATCAACCTGATCGAAGACGCGCTGTAA